Below is a window of Podarcis muralis chromosome 5, rPodMur119.hap1.1, whole genome shotgun sequence DNA.
CATccctgtggggattcaaaccctggtcttccaggtcatagcccaatactctaaccactatgctacaCTGGCTCTATTGGAAGAAATACAAAAATGCTCTAAGATTGTTCTGGATCCCAATTAGCCACTTACTCTCCTTTAGTTATTCAatccatttttcaaaaaaacccccaattttCTACTATCTGCCTATGATTGTTCTAGGAAGAACTATATTCAGGACACAGTCCTGTATTTGACCATTGCTGGCTGAGGATTTGACAGAAACTCAGCACCATAAGCAGAATGCCAGGGATGGTGCAGACATGACAGATATGCTGATGAAGTCTGACATCAGCAGAACAGTGGGGCTTGTGTaggttttctgccagtgaagatcTGCCTGTGGACGGGGTGGAGTCAGGATGGGGTGGCCCAGAGAAGTGCACAGTTACATGATATGCTATACTCCTCTAGGCTCCAGTAACCGTGCCATAAACAGTCAAAGATGCAAAGAGTTTCCCTCCTGCTGATGCCAGTGGGAGAGAAACTTCTTTAAaaagataaaagggggaaagaaaacctcCTTGTTTCAATGACCATCCTGCTTATTTTGCTGGGCCAGGCATAGGATATGGGCACCAATGCATCACCCAATCGCAGCACACCAAGTACATAAATCCTACATAGGGAGGCTGCAGCTGAAGGCATGTCCCCACTTGCTCCATGCCTAGAGCTCCCAGAGGCCAGAGTTGGTGATGGGGAAactgggaaagaggtggggggattTTCAGACACAGGAGTGGTTTCTAGAGACCTGTTTGTTGGGCACTTGGTCTCATTGGTTTGTATGACATTTCTGCAGAGGTTATACAACACTGCCATCAAGTGGgaattatcccacactttctactGTTTCCCACCCATCACAtttcttactgcaaaaagtctacTTTTTAAGCGTGAGAAGCCTGTAGTGCTGTTGCTGTTTACCACAATGTGCCCATCTTCTTGGAGGTGGGTTAAGAAGAAGGGCCACGTTATTTCACGAAGGAGCACAATTGGCATCTATTCAAATGGGTGAGAGATCCAAAAGTGATGACAGTCTGGAAGCGTCCACAGAGAACCAGCTTCCAGAACACATAGGGGAACTTGAGTACCTCACTTCTAGGGAGAAACCCCCACACCCAACAATAACCCCACTCTGATCCAACAACCACATCGCACACAGGCAAACAAGGGAAGTGGGAAACACTGCAAAGTGTGACCATTGTGACCCATTTGTTCTATgtgaacatttcttttaaaatatttatcccACTTTCTTTGAGGAACTTCCTCCACAAATGAGGAAATGCCCtctttgcagagagctgcctaTTTTGTGACCGCAACATGaagctgtaataaaaagactataaatctatcaactgctcgttaattcttatctgtgaagttaccAAAAGGGGGGAGAGGAATTTCCGAGCTTGACACTCTGTGTTGTGCCATCCCATTCTGTGGCATTCCCACCCCAGCAGTGCTTGTGAGCAGCATAAGGAAAATGGAGCCTCTGCCTGGAGGGATGCTGGATGACTAGTAGAAGGAGCAAAGTTGTTGCTGCCCAATGGTTTTGGGTAAGGTTACCAAatgtttttcaatgaatccagggacacttttcaacttcaatggattttgtatggggactgatttgtaaatccggggactgtccctgggaaatggggacgtctggttaCCTTAGTTTTGGGTGTGGTGGCATTCTTTCATACATTGTGTGGGGATGTATCAGAATATACCCCTGCCTAGCACCCAAAAGCATGCCCTTTTCACTGTGAGTTCACTGGCTTCCTCTATGTATGGTTTGTGTATGGTGGATTTTGGCTATGTGTTCACAGATGGAGGGGCCTATCTTCTGCTTTTATGCTATTTTTGAATtttctgttttgtgtgttttctctCCTACTCCTGGGCTGAGCATGTATAGCCATCCTACCTGCTTAGAAGAATGCTGCTGACAGacctatgcatttatttatttatttatttatttatttatttatttatttattgagtagCTGGTTATTTTAATGATAATTCCATAGtgcttttaatgctttttaaaaaatattttgttataTTGCTGTGCACTGCCCTGGTATTTTGTGAGAGGGCAGACTATgaatatgtctataaatataaAATAGCAGTGATGTAACTTTACTCCCGGTGCAATTGCTATGCAAGATTGTTCTGCTAATCTTCTGTTTATTAGAAGCCGCCATTATAATTTGCCCATATCGCTTTAATGAAAATTCCTCAGTTGTTAAAATATTCCACCTCGAGGACAGATGTGTTTTCAATGAGAATTTGCCTTTATCGAAACGCCATGAGCTCACAGCACTGATTAAATTATTACATGTTGCGAAAGGTAAAATAAATGTCTATTTCTTGATTTTTTTCATGTTTCACATATATGGCCCTTTCATAGCATGCCATTATGTTGCTGTCTGAAAAGTTTTATTGTTGTATGTACATTGCTTaggatagtttttttaaaaagtggctaatgcatttttctaaataaataaaataaatgcggGATCTACTTTTTTTGAAGCATTAAACTCATTCTTAGCTACTTGCCCTGCAGCTTTTGATCACTGTGTGATATGCCGCTGTGTAACTAACTGACGGGTATACAATTTTATCTTAATGTTACACAAAGGCTAATTACATAGCAACAGTTACTAGCCTGCTGCTTTTCTTCTGACATGTTTGACAGATGGGTCACACAtgccaaatacattttttttaaaagtttctatccATCAACAGCTTAGCTACCCACTTTGAAAACTTCCTCCCGATTTtatcttgcaagttcttgcaatGCGACCATTTTTACTGGAATATTTTtactgagttttgttttgtttcaattcGTCAACTCCAGTCTGTTGTTAAGGAATAGAAAAGAGAATTGGAAGGCAACAGCGTTGCACAACGAGAGGTGAAAAGTTTatgctctccctttcccccctgtgTGTGTGGTTGTCGCTGAGATTTCCAGTTGGACCACCAGAATATTTGTTGGCAGAAACTGGAGCAAACTTATGTAACAATCTGCACTTTCTCATGCTAAATGCCAAACTTCAAAGGCATGTTTAATGTATTGCGGGTGCATAATCTAAACACATCATGTATTCAGCTGGCATGTTCACAAATCCCTATGCCACAGAAGTACTGAGAACGAAAAAGAACGAACTTGTAGATGGCATAAGGAACCCTGATCAGCTTCTGAACTGGCTGATAGAACATGGCATTTTTACACCGGAGAAAAAAATGGTCTTATCCTACTACAGAACAAGAACTGCAAAGAACTCCCGGGTCCTGGATATATTGGTTTCTCAAGGTGAGCGAGCTTGCAGGCTCTTTTTTTATCCATGTCTGAAACAGATTGAGCCACAGCTATATAACAACATGAGGAGTTATGTCAGCAATGTGAATGAAAGAATTGGTGATGCCAGAAGGCAACTGATAGGGTATCTACTGGAGAAAGATAAAGGGTGGGTTCAAAAGGGTAAAGATCCTCACCAAGAAAAGAAGGATAGCCCCAGACAGGTTTTAGCTAAGCCAGAAAAGCTGACTCAGATCAAACGTAAAGTAAAAAAGGATTCAGCTGCTGTGAAATCCCAAGACAATTCTTTCAATTCTCTTTCTGTCTTTGATTCTGCGGCTAAAGGTAATCTTTCCTATTTAGAAAAGATCTTAAAAGAGAATGATATTAACGCAGTAAACTCTGAAGATGAAACCCTCCTACACATTGCAGCGGCTCACGGGCATACAGAAATAATTGACTATCTAATCGGCAGAGGGGCTAAGCTGGAAGTTAAGGATAAGAAAGGAAGAACCCCGCTACACAGAGCTGCTGAGAGAGGTCACGGCGAAGCTGTGAAAATGCTGCTCCAGTCGGGTGCCAACATGTACACCTTGGATCAAGAAGGCAAGAGCCCACTTCATTTGGCCCATCAGAACCACCACACCCATGTTCTGAAGAGCATCCTGAAAGAAGAGGTGAGGCGACACAAGAACCAACACAACTTCCTGCACATGGCTGCTCTCAGAGATGACAGTGAGCTGGTGCAAGCCATCCTAAAGAATGGTGCTTTGAAGGATGCCAAGGATGAGAGAGGACAGACTGCTTTGGGCTATGCTGTGTCTCGAGGGTTTGAGAAGACTGTCCAGGTTCTCCTGGAAGCTGGAGCCAACATTGATTCCAGCATCATTGATGTAGCCTTTAACAGAAACAGTCAATCTCTCTTCAAGTTATTGATGGACTATTCCAAAGGCATGTCGCCGGCTACGATGGTGTCAGCTCTCTTTAAAGCCGTTCAAAAGGACCTGCATGGCATCGTAGCAGCTTTAATTGATAAAGGTACTGACAAAAACGCCCTCGATGAAGCGCAGTACACACCACTGCTAGTGGCGTGTGAGATGGGCAAGACCGAGTCAGCAAAAGTTCTCATTGAAAAGGGAGCGAGCCTGAAGGACAAGACCCCAAACTCAAGCAGTGCTTTACATCTGGCAGTTCAAGCTGGAGCCTCCTCCATTGCAAAGATGCTCCTGAGCAAAGGATTGGATGCCAACATTGCCGGGCAGGGAGATCAGACCCCCCTCCACGTGGCTGCATTGCACAATAAGGGAGGGCTAGTTGACTTATTGATTGACGGAGGTGCGAAAACTGATTCGGTCACTAAAGAACTGCTCACTCCCTTGCACATTGCAAGTTATAAGGGCCATGTGGAAGTTGCGCAAAAGCTGCTGCGGCGAAAGGCTAATGTCAACGTTAAGGATAAGCAGGCAAAGACAGCTCTGCATCTTGCTGCTGAAGCAGGAAACCCTGCTATGGTAGAACTGCTGCTGAACTTCAATGCTGACTCCAATGCAACAGACAAGGAGAAAAAGACCCCGCTTCATATTGCAGCCATGGGAGGTCATCTTAACGCAGTGAAAGCGCTGTTAGCAAAGAAGTCCAGGTTTGGTGCCAAAGACATGGACGGATGCACATCTATGCACTATGCCGCTATCAATGGGAATGTGGAGATACTACAGGCCCTTCTGGCTGCTGGCAAGAATAAAAATATCGATGACAAAAATATTTGGAGGAAGACGTCGCTACATCTTGCAGCAGAACACGGACACAGCGACCTAATACATTTCTTCTTGAGCAACGGTTCAGCCATTAATGCTCTGGACAACAATAAGGACACACCATTGCATTGTGCTTGCAGAGCCGGTCATTTTAATTGTGTGAGCGCACTGGTCAGCTGGTCTGAGGGGGGTAAAGCAAATCTACAGGCCACAAATAGCCTGAAGAAGACTCCACTTCAAGTAGCAGAATCCAGCCCAACTGAAAGCCAGGCTCAAATTGTTactcttttgaaaaagaaaatgttattgaTAAGATAAATGTGCTAAGAAGAATCTACGTAAGAAGCACAAGTTGTTTCTGACTGCTGTCTAGTGCCTTGTTCTCACCTGTGTCTGGGCCCCCCTATTTCAGGGTCAATGCAGGAAATCAGTGGTTGGAtctcttgattattattattttaaatcaaaaTCTTAAAGGAGGGAGGGTTCCTATAAACAAGCCCACAAAAGGCCCTAGCCTTAAGAAAACAACTACTCCGTCCACTGGAGGCGGTTGACAGAAGTGTTTCATTCCTCCAGAAGCAAGCCTCTCTGCATTCCTACAGAGGCAGGGCTTCCCTCACCTGCCAGCTCACTTGGTTTCTATTCTGAGCACAGAGGAGGAATGGGGCCCTCATCCCTCCTTCTCCTCAAGCCTACTCACTTGCCTGCATGCAATTCCATGCTGCCTACAGGTACTAGGCTAGTCCTTAAATGCAGTCATGGAAAGGTTAACCTTTTCCTTTAATGGCATCCAGCACATGGAATGCCATTCCATGGAGGGACTACGCTATCTCCCTCCTTGCCAGTGTTGTTTTGGTTTGCTCTTCAAAATTATTCAGTTGGATTACCGCTTAGCATTTAGTTTTTAGTTTAAGATTGCCTGCCTATCTCTTATTGTTCCTGATTTGTTTGGGTGTTTTATTGTTGTGTGCTGTTTTATTACAATTGATATTAGCTGCTTTGGACATAACCTTTTCGGGGTGTGGTTGGGATTACAGATATTACTGTACTAGGAGGGTTCtgcccatgggtgtagccaagattTTTGTTAGGGAGGGTAGGGCATTGTTGGAGGGGCAGAactgacgtgattggtcagttagttaagtatttatattgttttacttgattgggACGTgggcggtgctgtgggttaaaccacagagcctaggacttgctgatcagaaggtcggcagttcgaatccccgctacagtgtgagctcccattcctcggtcccagctcctgcaacctagcagttcgaaagcttgtcaaagtgcaagcagataaataggtaccgctccagcgggaaggtaaatggcgtttccgtgccaTTTTGAAGCAGCTACTCTCTTCTGTTCTGCAGCCCAACTTTTCACCCATTTCCCCCTATGTCCATGCCTCCCCCTCCATTTTGGCACCCCCATTCACACAGCCCCCACTCCatgcctcctttcctctcctaTTCTGTAGTCCCATTTGAACACATACCCTCGTGATTATATGTTATTGCATCTTTAAAACCTGGGACGCAGgtagctctgtggtctaacccacagaacctagggcttgctgatcagaaggtcggtggtttgaatccccgcgacaaggtgagctcctgttgctcagtccctgctcctgccaacctagcggttcgaaagcacgtcaaagtgcaagtagataaataggtaccgctccggcaggaaggtaaacggcgtttccgtgcactgctctggttcgccagaagcggcttagtcatgctggccacatgacctggaagctgtaccccggccaataaagcgagatgagcgccgcaaccccagagtcgcccgcgattggacttaatggtcaggggtccttttacctttactttatctttaaaacaaataaaattttaaGAGAAAGTATGTCAGTTAGCTTGTTCAGTTAGAGACGGTTAAGTTTATGGTTGTTGTTTATATATGGGTGTTTGCTTGATAATAAAATATCTGAATTACTGCATTGAATCTGGAACTTCATGTTGAAGGCAATACATGGTAGGAGTGAAGCACTCTATGGGAACATACTATGAAAAATTTGTGGGATCCACATCCATTAACTCTCTCATATAGGGTAGATGAGGAATGGAAGAAGGAAAGTAAGCGAAGAGGTGGGGGCTCTGAAAGGGGGAAAGTGTTTTAAGCAATGGCAGAAGTCTGAACAAAGCAAGGGTGGAGAAACACCGtattacttatttcataaaatttctacagtacactgcttgattgtaaaaacaaaaaccttcaaagcaatttacaaaaaaagataaaaccaaaTTTGTACTTGATGGTTGTACCTGTTCTTCCTGCTATATTGTTTATTTATGGAATTTGGGTCCCATTATTCCTTCAACAAGCTCAGAAGAGGCTTACATCAGGATAAAGCTGAGTCATGCTGACACCATTTAAGACAGCTGACCTGCTGTCTGTTCTGACACAATTCTTGGTGCCTCAACAACTTTATAGTTAATAATCTGAAAAGATACTCCCACATTTATGATTTCAGTCCTCTCTTTAGTCGTAAATATGAAAATTATCGTTAAGGATCTGCGAAATGCGTGCATTTTACAAATCTCCTATACTTGAGCAAtagggcaatacagtggtacctcgcgttaagaacttacagtagtaattcgttccggagg
It encodes the following:
- the LOC114598931 gene encoding CARD- and ANK-domain containing inflammasome adapter protein-like, with amino-acid sequence MYSAGMFTNPYATEVLRTKKNELVDGIRNPDQLLNWLIEHGIFTPEKKMVLSYYRTRTAKNSRVLDILVSQGERACRLFFYPCLKQIEPQLYNNMRSYVSNVNERIGDARRQLIGYLLEKDKGWVQKGKDPHQEKKDSPRQVLAKPEKLTQIKRKVKKDSAAVKSQDNSFNSLSVFDSAAKGNLSYLEKILKENDINAVNSEDETLLHIAAAHGHTEIIDYLIGRGAKLEVKDKKGRTPLHRAAERGHGEAVKMLLQSGANMYTLDQEGKSPLHLAHQNHHTHVLKSILKEEVRRHKNQHNFLHMAALRDDSELVQAILKNGALKDAKDERGQTALGYAVSRGFEKTVQVLLEAGANIDSSIIDVAFNRNSQSLFKLLMDYSKGMSPATMVSALFKAVQKDLHGIVAALIDKGTDKNALDEAQYTPLLVACEMGKTESAKVLIEKGASLKDKTPNSSSALHLAVQAGASSIAKMLLSKGLDANIAGQGDQTPLHVAALHNKGGLVDLLIDGGAKTDSVTKELLTPLHIASYKGHVEVAQKLLRRKANVNVKDKQAKTALHLAAEAGNPAMVELLLNFNADSNATDKEKKTPLHIAAMGGHLNAVKALLAKKSRFGAKDMDGCTSMHYAAINGNVEILQALLAAGKNKNIDDKNIWRKTSLHLAAEHGHSDLIHFFLSNGSAINALDNNKDTPLHCACRAGHFNCVSALVSWSEGGKANLQATNSLKKTPLQVAESSPTESQAQIVTLLKKKMLLIR